The Neobacillus sp. OS1-2 genome includes a window with the following:
- a CDS encoding LysE family translocator, which yields MQHFYLFILMCILLIILPGPDTAMTTKNTLTVGRSGGMKTLFGTCCALLIHTFAAVVGLSAIIVKSALLFSIFKYAGAIYLAYIGFKTLWSLRSGEVAASVDTNGENKYGKKSCFRQGFLTNLLNPKVAIFFLTFLPQFVDRGSDTFFPFLIMGITYTVLTLFWFILFIYLINQISAFMKKPSTQKVVQGITGIALLGFGLKLALEKSH from the coding sequence ATGCAGCATTTTTACTTATTTATCCTGATGTGTATTCTTCTCATCATTTTACCTGGCCCGGATACCGCGATGACTACTAAAAATACACTTACCGTCGGCAGGTCTGGCGGCATGAAGACCCTTTTTGGAACGTGTTGCGCTTTATTGATTCACACCTTTGCAGCCGTTGTCGGTCTTTCTGCTATTATTGTAAAATCAGCATTATTATTTTCTATTTTTAAATATGCCGGTGCTATTTATTTAGCGTACATTGGCTTTAAAACATTGTGGTCCTTAAGAAGCGGCGAAGTGGCGGCGAGTGTTGACACAAATGGGGAAAATAAATACGGAAAAAAATCATGTTTCCGTCAAGGGTTTCTCACCAATCTCCTGAATCCAAAGGTTGCCATCTTCTTTTTAACCTTTTTACCGCAATTTGTGGACAGAGGGAGTGACACCTTTTTTCCCTTTCTAATTATGGGCATCACCTATACAGTGCTTACGCTTTTTTGGTTCATTCTATTTATCTATTTAATTAATCAAATCAGCGCATTTATGAAAAAGCCGTCCACTCAAAAAGTTGTTCAAGGAATAACCGGGATAGCCCTACTCGGCTTTGGTCTAAAACTAGCCCTTGAAAAATCACATTGA
- the ltrA gene encoding group II intron reverse transcriptase/maturase gives MNHTLKFKWHSIYGQILFDRRLKAAWEKVEANNGSGGIDGETIDSYRYHLDENLDSLLQRLRNKEYKPSPVRRHYIPKKNGKKRPLGIPNIEDRIVQQAIVNVLQPKFERDIFHKWSCGYRPNVGAERVLQIIMANIEQGYNYIFDADIKGFFDNIPHKKLMRVLNKYIADGTVLDMIWLWLKAGYMEEGKFHSTDTGTPQGGVISPLLANVYLNELDWIWAENNIRFVRFADDFLLFAKTKEDIKRAADITKRKLAELGLELATEKTKFVNFDDDDFDFMGFTFEHWRKRKKDGKPYYIAKPKESTWNDFRQKIKVKTKKTLTLSKEKWIEYVNPVIRGKVNYFLNIYKAIKANEEHGFNSSCFFKAFGKELLAIDGYIRQRLRVAMIHKHPSQRKGHAMKTKWNNEFFAIIGLIPSYWYYYHKIYGFSLESYILRMKEKQKKEQERRILKAKEKGQEYYTPDRVRKMKYAQRLATY, from the coding sequence ATGAATCATACGTTAAAATTCAAATGGCATAGTATTTATGGACAAATACTTTTCGACAGAAGGCTAAAAGCTGCTTGGGAAAAGGTAGAAGCCAACAACGGGTCAGGTGGTATTGATGGCGAAACAATTGACAGCTATAGATATCACTTAGATGAAAATCTGGACTCGCTTCTACAGAGACTGAGAAATAAAGAGTATAAGCCGTCACCAGTAAGAAGACATTATATTCCTAAGAAAAATGGCAAAAAGCGACCCTTAGGCATTCCGAATATTGAAGATAGAATTGTCCAACAGGCAATAGTAAATGTACTTCAGCCGAAATTCGAAAGGGATATCTTTCACAAATGGTCATGTGGATACAGACCAAATGTTGGTGCAGAACGTGTCCTGCAAATAATCATGGCGAATATCGAACAAGGATATAATTACATCTTCGATGCAGATATTAAAGGCTTTTTCGATAATATCCCACATAAGAAGCTGATGAGAGTATTAAATAAATACATCGCAGATGGTACAGTGTTAGATATGATTTGGTTGTGGCTAAAAGCTGGTTATATGGAAGAAGGTAAATTTCACTCAACAGATACCGGCACTCCGCAAGGAGGGGTTATTTCTCCGTTACTAGCGAACGTATATTTAAATGAACTTGATTGGATCTGGGCTGAAAACAATATTCGTTTTGTAAGATTCGCCGATGACTTTTTGTTATTCGCAAAAACCAAAGAAGACATAAAGAGAGCGGCAGATATTACGAAAAGGAAATTAGCCGAACTTGGGTTGGAACTTGCAACGGAGAAAACAAAATTTGTAAACTTCGATGATGATGACTTTGACTTTATGGGATTCACTTTCGAACACTGGAGAAAACGCAAGAAGGATGGTAAGCCATACTATATAGCTAAACCGAAAGAATCAACTTGGAATGATTTTCGCCAGAAAATCAAAGTCAAGACGAAGAAAACACTCACTCTGAGTAAGGAAAAGTGGATTGAGTATGTTAACCCAGTGATTCGAGGAAAAGTAAACTATTTTCTCAATATTTATAAAGCAATTAAGGCAAATGAAGAACACGGATTTAACAGTTCATGCTTCTTTAAAGCATTTGGGAAAGAACTACTTGCGATAGATGGCTATATTCGACAAAGGTTAAGAGTAGCCATGATTCACAAACACCCTAGCCAAAGAAAAGGTCATGCGATGAAAACAAAATGGAATAATGAGTTCTTTGCTATTATTGGACTTATCCCTTCATACTGGTATTACTACCACAAGATATATGGCTTTTCTCTAGAAAGTTACATTCTTCGAATGAAAGAAAAGCAAAAGAAAGAACAGGAAAGACGAATCCTAAAGGCAAAAGAAAAGGGTCAAGAGTATTATACTCCTGACCGTGTCCGCAAAATGAAATATGCTCAAAGATTGGCAACGTATTGA
- a CDS encoding ABC transporter ATP-binding protein has protein sequence MVVQLENVSLKRDGKWILQDINWKIQKGENWALFGLNGSGKTAILNLLNAYNFPTKGKIAILGMEFGKTYLGEKLRKRIGFVSSSLQERFYPGDNAFEVVLSGAFASIGLYEKPTDQIRSKAVSLLQNLGCMEYANRNYETLSQGEKQRVLIARALMPDPSLLILDEPTNGLDFIARERLLESIDRMAKSPGAPTLIYVTHHVEEILPVFNKTLLLKEGQVFSKGNTKTMIASEQLSSYFDLPVQVFWENNRPMLSKLQTIEQ, from the coding sequence ATGGTTGTGCAGCTTGAAAATGTCTCATTAAAACGTGATGGAAAGTGGATTTTACAGGATATCAATTGGAAAATCCAAAAAGGGGAAAATTGGGCTTTGTTCGGCTTAAATGGCTCTGGAAAGACCGCAATATTAAATTTACTAAATGCCTACAACTTCCCGACTAAAGGGAAAATAGCGATTTTAGGAATGGAATTTGGGAAAACATATCTTGGGGAAAAACTTCGAAAACGGATTGGCTTTGTATCATCCTCGCTGCAAGAGAGGTTTTATCCAGGTGATAACGCATTTGAGGTGGTTTTAAGTGGTGCCTTTGCCTCTATAGGATTGTATGAAAAACCAACAGATCAAATTAGGAGTAAGGCAGTAAGCCTGCTTCAGAACCTTGGATGCATGGAATATGCAAACAGAAATTATGAAACGTTGTCTCAAGGGGAAAAACAACGTGTCTTAATAGCAAGGGCTTTAATGCCGGATCCATCACTGCTAATTCTTGACGAGCCTACAAACGGACTTGATTTTATTGCACGCGAGCGGTTGTTAGAGTCCATTGACAGAATGGCAAAAAGCCCTGGTGCACCCACATTGATTTACGTCACGCACCACGTTGAAGAAATATTACCTGTTTTTAATAAAACATTATTACTGAAAGAGGGACAAGTTTTTTCGAAGGGAAATACAAAGACCATGATAGCAAGCGAACAGTTGAGTTCATACTTTGATCTTCCTGTTCAAGTTTTCTGGGAAAATAATCGGCCAATGCTATCAAAACTTCAAACAATAGAACAATAA
- a CDS encoding electron transfer flavoprotein subunit alpha/FixB family protein, whose protein sequence is MSNILVFTHQQGESLTPGGREAVVFSSRLASSTGGEVRAVLLGSKSEQSAKEAIACGANIAYTVDKLLLAEYDVELYVNCLCHVFEQTDADTMIVSFDRMGKDLVGRLAARLNASAITEVVDFKTDCEKLTWIRPIYGDKAFGEYQTTRSKVVVGLRQKSQNVTKFTEHHGGEIIPLEYAATEEEMVIKLVVKIQAALSDVRLEDARIIVSGGRGLGGPEGFSELQTLASLLGGTVGASRAACDAGWVPANLQVGQTGAVVAPDLYIAVGISGASQHLAGITNAKTVVAINTDPESPIFKRANIGVVADCRTVIPALTEKLRKVLL, encoded by the coding sequence TCCACGGGAGGTGAGGTCCGTGCTGTATTATTAGGCTCCAAGTCTGAACAAAGTGCTAAGGAGGCAATTGCATGCGGGGCGAATATAGCATACACCGTTGATAAACTGTTGCTCGCAGAATACGATGTAGAATTATATGTGAATTGTCTCTGCCATGTGTTCGAACAAACGGATGCCGATACGATGATAGTTTCGTTTGACCGGATGGGGAAGGATCTGGTTGGCAGGCTGGCAGCCCGCCTAAACGCATCTGCTATTACAGAGGTAGTCGATTTCAAAACTGATTGCGAAAAACTAACATGGATTCGCCCTATTTATGGTGATAAAGCGTTTGGTGAATATCAGACAACCCGTTCAAAGGTAGTAGTAGGGCTACGTCAAAAGAGTCAAAATGTGACTAAATTCACTGAGCATCATGGTGGGGAAATCATTCCACTTGAATATGCTGCAACGGAGGAGGAAATGGTGATCAAGCTTGTTGTGAAAATCCAGGCTGCACTTTCAGATGTCCGTCTTGAAGATGCTCGGATTATTGTTTCCGGAGGACGTGGTCTTGGTGGTCCTGAAGGATTTAGCGAACTTCAAACTCTAGCAAGTCTGCTTGGTGGTACTGTTGGGGCATCACGTGCGGCCTGTGACGCGGGATGGGTTCCTGCAAACCTCCAGGTAGGGCAAACTGGGGCCGTTGTCGCACCAGACCTCTATATTGCCGTCGGTATTTCCGGGGCAAGTCAGCATCTGGCGGGCATCACAAATGCAAAGACCGTTGTTGCTATTAATACTGATCCGGAGTCTCCAATTTTTAAACGTGCTAATATCGGGGTAGTTGCTGACTGCAGGACAGTAATACCAGCATTAACGGAAAAACTAAGAAAGGTGCTTCTTTAG